Proteins from a single region of Heptranchias perlo isolate sHepPer1 chromosome 34, sHepPer1.hap1, whole genome shotgun sequence:
- the LOC137301795 gene encoding myelin expression factor 2-like isoform X1, producing MVDGQMVEMIARHIGNPPSHTPLGFLFAGIRRTSSANIHNHSAWMRTELTKNGCVVEFKTDDLVSKALDVMNKYDLGGRPLTIKEDADGEHARRAMQRAGGGSYPGGPGPDMGSPIVNLPPNLVNNPNIPPEVLTALQAGRLLPTVFVANLDFKVGWKKLKEVFSMAGTVKRADIKEDKDGKSRGIGTVIFEQSLEAVQAISMFNGQLLFDRPMHVKMDDRSVPHDDFRSMENKTSQLPRGLGGIGMGLGPGGQPIGSNQMNMNSGMGNMGSGGIGMDGPAYGRMNRMGGGMSGPSGFSSGMDVMNNMGGYGGGNMGGMGNMGRMAGMGTMDDFRGSMAAGMGGNMGGMGGNMGGMGSNMSAIGGMGSSVGGMGSNIGDMYRAGMGSTGMGGSFDREFGRSDMGMNRGFGDSFGGMGGGMGAGLGGSMGGGMGTTGMGPMASGLGGGMAGMNSMAGGMAMGMDRMGSSLDRMGTGMGLGLDRSMDMDRGYGSLNTGSMGSGLRDRGSGFRGCQIFARNLPYDLTWQKLKEKFSQCGHVMFAEIKMENGKSKGCGTVRFDSPEAAEKACRMMNGTKISGREIDVRMDRNA from the exons TGTTGTGGAATTCAAGACTGATGATTTAGTTTCAAAAGCTTTAGATGTTATGAACAAATATGATCTTGGTGGAAGACCACTTACCATAAAAGAG GATGCTGATGGAGAGCATGCCCGCAGAGCTATGCAGCGTGCTGGTGGTGGTTCGTACCCTGGTGGGCCTGGGCCAGATATGGGTTCACCAATTGTTAATTTGCCACCAAATCTTGTCAACAACCCAAATATCCCCCCTGAGGTCCTCACTGCTCTGCAGGCTGGCAGACTTTTACCAACTGTATTTGTTGCTAAT CTTGACTTTAAAGTAGGCTGGAAGAAGCTGAAAGAAGTATTTTCCATGGCTGGGACAGTAAAACGTGCAGATATCAAAGAAGACAAAGATGGCAAGAGTCGTGGAATAGGAACTGTGATTTTTGAACAGTCCCTTGAAGCCGTTCAAGCTATCT CTATGTTCAATGGACAGCTTTTGTTCGACAGACCAATGCATGTGAAAATG GATGATAGATCTGTTCCACATGATGACTTCCGTTCCATGGAGAACAAGACATCACAGTTACCTC GTGGACTTGGAGGTATTGGAATGGGACTTGGACCTGGTGGCCAGCCGATAGGTTCAAATCAAATGAATATGAATAGTGGAATGGGCAATATGGGATCTGGAG GAATTGGAATGGATGGGCCAGCCTATGGGCGAATGAACAGAATGGGCGGAG GAATGAGTGGTCCCAGTGGTTTTAGCAGTGGGATGGACGTTATGAACAACATGGGAGGATACGGTGGTGGAAACATGGGTGGCATGGGAAATATGGGTCGAATGGcag GTATGGGTACTATGGATGACTTCAGAGGAAGTATGGCTGCAGGAATGGGCGGAAACATGGGAGGAATGGGCGGAAATATGGGAGGAATGGGCAGCAACATGAGTGCCATTGGAGGGATGGGCAGCAGCGTAGGTGGAATGGGAAGCAATATAGGAG ATATGTACCGTGCAGGAATGGGGTCTACTGGCATGGGAGGCAGTTTTGATCGAGAATTTGGAAGAAGTGATATGGGAATGAACCGTGGCTTTGGGGACTCATTTGGAGGAATGG GAGGTGGAATGGGTGCAGGTCTTGGAGGAAGCATGGGAGGTGGAATGGGTACTACTGGCATGGGCCCAATGGCATCTGGATTGG GTGGTGGAATGGCAGGTATGAATAGCATGGCAGGAGGCATGGCAATGGGTATGGATCGCATGGGTTCCAGCCTTGATCGAATGGGAACTGGAATGGGATTAGGACTCGACAGGAGTATGGATATGGATCGTGGATATGGAAGCTTAAACACCGGATCAATGGGAAGTGGATTAAGAGACCGTGGAAGTGGCTTCCGAGGCTGCCAGATTTTTGCAAGAAAT cttccatATGATCTAACCTGGCAGAAACTAAAGGAAAAGTTCAGTCAGTGTG GCCATGTAATGTTtgctgaaataaaaatggaaaatggcaAGTCCAAGGGTTGTGGGACCGTGCGTTTTGATTCCCCAGAAGCAGCAGAGAAAGCCTGCAGAATGATGAATGGCACAAAGAtcagtgggagagagatagatgtgCGCATGGATCGTAATGCGTGA